The following coding sequences are from one Diprion similis isolate iyDipSimi1 chromosome 9, iyDipSimi1.1, whole genome shotgun sequence window:
- the LOC124410581 gene encoding fatty acid-binding protein, adipocyte-like → MVQFVGKYQHVSSSPEFLAYLKAVGGDDARLELLAKSNPLITISEAGGKWTVTVTNEGKGSSSTFKLGEPYDEVLPMGATLKSVTKQEGNKFITESSVPDGRKGLRVYEFSDAGITVELVDQKSGVKATRTYKRI, encoded by the exons ATGGTTCAATTCGTTGGAAAGTACCAACATGTCAGTAGCTCTCCTGAGTTCTTGGCTTATCTCAAAGCTGTGGGAGGCGACGACGCCAGGCTAGAGTTACTCGCCAAAAGCAACCCATTGATAACGATTTCCGAGGCTGGCGGTAAGTGGACAGTGACAGTTACCAACGAAGGCAAGGGTTCCAGTTCGACTTTCAAGCTGGGAGAACCTTACGACGAAGTCCTGCCAATGGGTGCTACCCTAAAG AGCGTAACGAAACAGGAGGGTAACAAGTTTATCACTGAGTCATCAGTACCCGACGGTAGGAAGGGTCTCAGAGTTTACGAATTCAGTGACGCTGGTATCACCGTG gaACTGGTTGACCAAAAGAGTGGAGTAAAGGCCACCCGTACTTACAAGAGGATTTAG
- the LOC124410584 gene encoding mucin-5AC-like, whose protein sequence is MATDSGEGDYLGAYRRFFEHFVAQVDPEDQLPVKVSSYDLTEAEISGEIIDWTLQYLNQKYCPPSLQSYLVHLVLDEVKRMCSKQSEACEWRFQDNTFAPLRLMQVVIGKVNEICLRYLENSRLALLPPPPSTPIPLVSRCAIKNSRRKMEDRHVVIHDLHTIFSIKDDSAGHYYAVFDGHAGQDAAVYCAAHLHQYLAESIHYPTDPERALRDAFLTTDAHFIEKSNKQNLNSGTTAVCALLAKRKLYIAWVGDSQAVLAKRGQITQLVNPHKPDRDDERERVNDMGGAVIHWGIWRVNGQLAVSRAIGDVQYKPYVTGDPDVRCIPLDGTEDFLIVACDGLWDFVSEAMATTLVYQQLREDPRDLEVVSQRLVYFARSQGSTDNISTIVVFLTDPCQIAARHPSSHPLLADVQLNNMESTNPFLSNANGLQFDENPFGKQHQQQTNGTCGATDNDDNHRYDGHFDPTSNGKHPNGATQYESNAASPSRNNDQDDDDEDDLGPETDVDAVDEGLVPVPSNENISRELFPEEKHRDDQELFESKSETVVSHLPAEPDQHAVIPEADNVADSEDSEDEWNYYPNKEKEQTTPEEVDEHKNDKATTSVKPTNEAVDCQNENQLSEAGGFGKEDLLDNHKEINKTEQIDSDICAKQKLQVEFATSEAGQEDMDFQLNPNAAEFVPVSPPKALSTRTGLNDDFLLSGSPQKQTPEMDDISVPSQGEFQIEVSLRPHETEHSNGESTKDLLQSEFTDYLMDRQKSGNVTCLGLDESEISSTKAEFGDESTTSFITATDFQRTGISVTDDSFGGSEREDYDISKDPMAMSFTPGDFQAAFEKDCDLNVVHQLNDSDLIGDGDEENIGAVNNEGLTAQSPELHPELTTLVTPGSDHPPPTAAFPDSRDEPMVDFLGETVEKNENLTGTNISNPGSPEPLIANETSLMSGMVELIPPFSTASGNLVSTASPQNYSGDTGYHAVDSFSKLDSGTTPEPAPHVFCTTLDEAKAFGTSTQIDIETNISPVPKILTSALAGMETTSYQEISTSPKPAVSSSPNLASLAAEDDTTLSSQDKVIEISKCFSFTETENKEFRLSPPPTSEPPVEKGDACDSRKEELDSVLNSDVRKLSTSSEDIPITPPVAQDESCLNEEVNTSPDEHFKLVLDETSTHESPNTDIEKQKILEEYQSEIPEKEVLHESPSLNKSANDLAQGTLLLNSTHQPLGNDNIAPEVLVAEPITREEIAPALSSEVAVSEDKAFELRDEAWQENNISTEVELHKEIVLDKEAIAPEKEVSEGVPETLENLINKEPKIDTPVMNLSESMQEFTGLEQQLNPELHPVPSSNGMIVEPELKTESQSLALEPVENLVEKRTEVKYNDSRELEESEKVEKIGEVEKSDKAEPKTDELSPCATLSPTVASVAAAAAAVATTVTASAATKTAKVKPTTKTGSKTPAPAKITNKSTPTSPTKSVGAAQRVVGASAPKRSVTGSTTSRPKHLETAKTSVTGTINKSPAVKAPAKVAPLTKTSTARTSVSLTAAPRSKPTSTISKPTPITSDKKSTANGDVRTSSKSAPSKPATRSSTGLSTTVSKTTTKTSATARSTSTTSTTTTSRPKSVPATTTTARPKPTSTSVSSPRPKTATTTGVTGLVAKPKSAVPKSPAADKLAKETTNKQLSSARTNASTLTKTGRSSVTGTSTTSITAKRNLTSKNTPPATTQPQKKPAPITRPGGKLSAVKNSTTKTTITTTIEAEHVQNGITEVQEQKTMISTSTIEEDVPQKDASLVTSSTDNQLIMTAD, encoded by the exons atggcTACAGACTCCGGCGAAGGCGATTACCTCGGTGCGTATCGTCGGTTTTTCGAACACTTTGTCGCCCAGGTCGACCCCGAAGATCAATTACCTGTAAAAGTCAGCTCGTACGATCTCACGGAAGCTGAGATCAGCGGGGAAATAATAGACTGGACGCTACAGTATCTCAATCAAAA ATATTGTCCACCTAGTCTGCAATCATACCTTGTCCACTTGGTATTGGATGAAGTGAAGCGGATGTGCAGTAAACAGTCGGAGGCATGTGAATGGCGATTTCAGGATAACA cTTTCGCACCGCTTAGACTGATGCAGGTTGTGATTGGTAAGGTCAATGAGATCTGCCTACGTTATTTGGAAAACAGTAGGTTAGCGTTACTGCCACCTCCTCCATCCACCCCAATTCCGTTGGTCTCGAGATGCGCCATCAAAAATAGCAGGCGAAAAATGGAAGATCGTCATGTGGTCATACACGACTTACACACCATATTCAGTATTAAG GATGATTCTGCGGGACATTACTATGCGGTCTTTGACGGGCACGCTGGGCAAGATGCGGCGGTATATTGTGCAGCTCATCTTCATCAGTATTTAGCGGAGAGTATTCATTACCCTACAGATCCGGAACGTGCCTTGCGAGATGCTTTCCTTACCACAGACGcacattttattgaaaaatcaaataaacag aatCTCAACAGCGGGACAACGGCAGTCTGTGCTTTATTGGCAAAAAGAAAGCTTTACATCGCTTGGGTGGGTGATTCTCAAGCCGTGCTTGCTAAACGAGGCCAGATAACTCAACTTGTAAATCCGCATAAACCTGATAGAGAT GACGAACGGGAGCGTGTAAACGATATGGGAGGAGCAGTCATCCATTGGGGAATATGGCGCGTAAATGGACAGCTTGCAGTTTCAAGAGCTATAG GTGACGTGCAGTACAAGCCGTACGTAACAGGGGATCCGGATGTAAGATGTATCCCTCTGGATGGGACAGAAGACTTCTTAATCGTTGCGTGCGACGGTCTCTGGGATTTCGTCAGCGAGGCCATGGCTACGACCCTCGTGTATCAACAACTGCGAGAAGATCCTc GTGACCTTGAAGTCGTTAGTCAACGTCTTGTGTACTTTGCAAGGAGCCAGGGATCGACTGACAACATATCAACGATCGTCGTATTCCTGACGGATCCTTGTCAGATCGCGGCACGACATCCATCATCCCATCCGCTGCTCGCGGATGTCCAACTGAACAACATGGAGTCGACGAATCCTTTCCTCAGTAACGCCAACGGTCTGCAATTCGACGAGAATCCGTTCGGCAAGCAACATCAGCAACAGACCAACGGCACGTGTGGCGCTACTGATAACGATGACAACCATCGTTACGACGGGCATTTCGACCCAACGAGCAACGGGAAACATCCGAATGGCGCAACCCAGTACGAAAGTAACGCTGCCAGTCCATCGCGGAACAACGAccaggacgacgacgacgaggatgaCCTTGGTCCCGAAACCGACGTCGACGCTGTAGACGAAGGTCTCGTACCAGTACCATCTAACGAGAACATCTCGCGCGAGCTTTTCCCCGAAGAAAAGCACCGCGATGACCAGGAGCTATTCGAATCCAAAAGTGAAACGGTTGTTTCGCATTTGCCTgcag AACCTGATCAGCATGCAGTAATACCTGAAGCAGATAATGTAGCAGATAGCGAGGACTCTGAGGACGAGTGGAACTATTATCCGAACAAGGAAAAGGAGCAAACTACGCCTGAAGAGGTGGACGAACACAAAAACGATAAGGCGACAACCAGTGTCAAGCCTACGAACGAAGCAGTCGATTGTCAAAACGAAAATCAATTGTCAGAAGCTGGGGGCTTTGGCAAAGAGGATTTACTGGATAACCACAAGGAAATAAATAAGACAGAGCAAATTGATTCTGAT atttgtgCCAAACAAAAATTGCAAGTGGAATTCGCGACAAGCGAAGCAGGTCAAGAAGACATGGATTTCCAACTAAATCCAAACGCAGCGGAATTTGTCCCGGTTTCTCCTCCAAAAGCTCTATCAACCAGGACAGGCTTGAACGATGATTTCCTCCTGTCAGGGTCACCCCAAAAGCAGACCCCTGAAATGGATGACATCTCAGTTCCCAGTCAAGGAGAGTTTCAGATTGAAGTGTCCCTCCGCCCCCATGAAACTGAACATTCAAACGGTGAGTCCACCAAGGATTTGCTGCAGTCTGAATTCACAGATTACTTGATGGATCGGCAAAAAAGCGGAAACGTGACCTGCCTCGGCTTGGATGAGTCCGAAATATCATCCACGAAAGCCGAATTTGGTGACGAATCAACGACTAGCTTCATTACAGCAACGGATTTCCAGAGAACCGGAATATCTGTCACAGACGACTCATTTGGTGGTTCTGAACGTGAAGATTACGACATTTCCAAAGATCCTATGGCAATGTCCTTTACACCAGGCGATTTTCAGGCAGCATTTGAAAAGGACTGTGACTTGAACGTCGTACACCAGCTTAACGACTCGGACCTAATCGGCGATGGGGACGAGGAAAATATAGGAGCTGTAAACAACGAAGGTCTCACTGCTCAGTCACCCGAACTTCATCCAGAGCTTACAACTCTTGTCACCCCTGGCTCCGATCACCCTCCACCGACAGCCGCTTTCCCGGATAGTAGAGACGAACCAATGGTCGATTTCTTAGGCGAAACGgttgagaaaaacgaaaacctGACTGGGACGAACATATCAAATCCAGGCTCACCGGAACCATTGATAGCAAATGAGACTAGCCTGATGTCTGGAATGGTGGAGTTGATTCCACCCTTCAGTACAGCCTCCGGTAACCTTGTTAGCACGGCGTCACCGCAAAATTATTCAGGAGACACAGGATATCATGCTGTAGACTCTTTCTCAAAGCTTGATAGTGGCACCACTCCAGAACCAGCGCCGCATGTTTTCTGTACGACACTCGACGAAGCGAAGGCTTTCGGTACATCGACGCAAATTGATATTGAAACTAACATTTCCCCGGTTCCCAAAATTCTTACGTCAGCCTTGGCGGGTATGGAAACCACCAGCTACCAGGAGATCTCAACCTCCCCGAAGCCCGCCGTTTCCTCGTCACCGAATTTAGCATCGCTTGCGGCTGAAGATGACACAACTTTATCAAGTCAGGATAAAGTTATCGAAATTTCtaaatgtttttcattcaCTGAAACCGAGAACAAAGAATTCCGATTATCACCACCACCCACGAGCGAACCTCCGGTTGAGAAAGGGGATGCATGTGACTCGCGAAAAGAAGAGTTGGATTCAGTTCTTAATTCTGACGTAAGAAAACTTTCAACTTCGTCTGAGGATATTCCTATCACACCACCCGTGGCTCAGGATGAATCATGCCTCAATGAAGAGGTCAATACTTCTCCTGATGAGCATTTCAAGCTTGTGCTGGATGAAACGTCAACCCACGAATCACCAAATACTGAcattgaaaaacagaaaattcttGAAGAATATCAGTCTGAAATCCCTGAGAAAGAG GTCCTACACGAATCACCGTCACTCAACAAGTCAGCCAACGATTTGGCGCAAGGCACACTTCTCCTTAATTCCACACATCAACCGCTCGGCAACGATAACATTGCGCCGGAAGTATTGGTGGCAGAGCCGATTACACGGGAAGAGATTGCACCAGCACTGTCTTCTGAAGTCGCAGTTTCAGAAGACAAAGCTTTCGAACTTAGAGACGAAGCATGGCAGGAAAATAACATTAGTACAGAGGTGGAATTGCATAAGGAAATCGTACTGGACAAGGAAGCAATTGCTCCGGAAAAAGAAGTATCCGAAGGAGTACCAGAAACTCTGGAGAACCTTATCAATAAAGAACCAAAAATTGACACACCAGTTATGAACCTATCCGAATCTATGCAGGAATTCACCGGCTTGGAACAACAATTGAACCCTGAGCTACATCCCGTTCCTTCATCAAACGGAATGATTGTGGAACCCGAATTGAAAACCGAATCTCAAAGCCTGGCTCTTGAACctgttgaaaatttagttGAGAAGAGAACTGAAGTGAAATACAACGATTCTAGGGAACTAGAAGAGAGCGAGAAGGTGGAGAAAATTGGAGAAGTTGAAAAGAGTGACAAAGCAGAGCCAAAGACTGATGAGTTATCGCCTTGTGCAACGCTGTCTCCAACCGTGGCCTCTGTcgctgctgcagcagcagccgtGGCAACAACAGTTACAGCTTCAGCAGCTACGAAAACAGCAAAGGTGAAACCTACAACTAAAACAGGATCCAAAACTCCGGCACCGGcgaaaataacaaacaaatcaACACCAACTTCTCCAACAAAAAGTGTCGGTGCAGCTCAGCGGGTGGTCGGAGCTTCGGCACCAAAAAGATCGGTTACCGGTAGCACAACATCTCGTCCCAAACATCTGGAGACTGCCAAAACGTCTGTCACTGGCACGATTAATAAATCTCCAGCAGTAAAAGCTCCTGCAAAAGTGGCTCCTCTGACGAAGACGTCTACAGCTCGCACCAGTGTATCCTTAACAGCAGCACCCAGGTCGAAACCAACAAGCACTATTTCTAAACCTACTCCAATTACCAGTGACAAGAAATCCACAGCCAACGGTGACGTGAGAACTTCAAGTAAGTCAGCTCCTTCTAAACCAGCAACCCGTTCTTCGACAGGTTTGTCAACCACTGTCTCCAAAACTACAACGAAAACATCAGCAACAGCTCGTTCAACTTCTACTACGTCTACTACAACAACATCAAGACCGAAGTCCGTTCCCGCCACAACTACGACTGCAAGACCTAAGCCAACGAGCACCTCTGTATCTTCACCTCGTCCAAAGACCGCTACAACTACCGGGGTGACTGGGCTTGTAGCAAAACCAAAATCTGCTGTGCCAAAATCTCCAGCAGCTGACAAACTGGCAAAAGAAACAACGAATAAACAATTGTCTTCGGCCCGCACAAATGCATCAACACTGACCAAAACTGGACGCTCTTCGGTAACAGGTACGAGCACCACTTCAATCACCGCTAAACGAAACCTGACAAGTAAAAATACTCCTCCAGCTACCACACAGCCGCAAAAAAAACCTGCTCCCATAACGAGACCAGGAGGAAAATTGTCAgcggtaaaaaattcaacaacaaAGACAACAATAACGACTACAATAGAGGCCGAACATGTCCAGAACGGAATTACTGAAGTGCAAGAGCAGAAGACGATGATATCAACTAGTACCATCGAAGAAGACGTACCGCAAAAGGATGCATCTCTGGTCACATCATCGACTGATAATCAGCTTATTATGACTGCTGACTGA
- the LOC124410579 gene encoding fatty acid-binding protein, heart-like → MANIVGIYRHERSENFDEYFKAVGVPYIGRKMMAMSNPRMEIEQNGEKWTIRNVSAMRTNELTFVPGMEYEESMPSGDVVKNVTDVIDGRLVTNSISPNGSRITRTYEFTPEGAILTMTHEASGQEAKRFYKRVVPT, encoded by the exons ATGGCAAATATAGTAGGTATTTATCGTCACGAACGTAGCGAGAATTTTGACGAATACTTCAAAGCTgtcg GCGTGCCCTACATCGGTAGAAAAATGATGGCCATGAGTAATCCACGTATGGAAATTGAGCAAAACGGAGAAAAATGGACCATCCGAAACGTGTCTGCTATGCGAACAAACGAGCTCACGTTTGTCCCCGGGATGGAATACGAAGAATCGATGCCATCCGGAGACGTAGTCAAG AATGTAACAGATGTGATAGACGGCCGGCTAGTTACGAATTCGATCAGTCCAAACGGTTCCAGAATAACACGGACTTACGAGTTCACCCCCGAAGGTGCTATTTTG ACTATGACACATGAGGCAAGCGGACAAGAGGCCAAACGATTCTACAAACGTGTAGTTCCTACGTAA